From one Triticum urartu cultivar G1812 chromosome 3, Tu2.1, whole genome shotgun sequence genomic stretch:
- the LOC125547157 gene encoding early nodulin-like protein 2: protein MAAAAASLVIRLSALAVVLVVLCPTASAVPLGKRYRVGGPEGWRVPPPQDKEMFYVKWAAPITFFVEDSIEFVYKNDSVIKVSKAGYYHCNETAGIGTGAVPRDGSTLFLLDAPGFAYFASADLGHCNAGERLGPFDLVSQFVLMYRAPSSHVSVTTTIFLYACVSFD, encoded by the exons atggcggcggcggcggcgtctcTGGTGATCCGTCTCTCGGCGCTCGCCGTCGTGCTCGTCGTCCTCTGCCCGACAGCGTCCGCGGTGCCGCTGGGGAAGCGGTACAGGGTCGGCGGCCCTGAAGGGTGGCGCGTGCCCCCGCCGCAGGACAAGGAGATGTTCTACGTCAAGTGGGCGGCCCCCATAACCTTCTTCGTCGAGGACTCTATCG AGTTCGTGTACAAGAACGACTCGGTGATCAAGGTGAGCAAGGCCGGATACTATCACTGCAACGAGACGGCGGGCATCGGCACCGGCGCCGTGCCGAGGGACGGCAGCACGCTCTTCCTCCTCGACGCGCCAGGCTTCGCCTACTTCGCCAGCGCCGACCTCGGACACTGCAACGCCGGCGAGAGGCTG GGACCGTTCGATTTAGTATCACAGTTCGTTTTGATGTATCGTGCGCCGTCTTCTCATGTGTCAGTTACAACAACTATATTTTTATATGCTTGTGTCTCCTTCGATTAA